In one Massilia endophytica genomic region, the following are encoded:
- a CDS encoding 2Fe-2S iron-sulfur cluster-binding protein, giving the protein MIQPDSSCAVTVNGISVRVPPGASVAAALVAAGTLCTRRSVTGQMRFAFCGIGQCQECRVSIDGQPHRLACRTSCKEGMHIVTGGEG; this is encoded by the coding sequence ATGATCCAGCCTGACAGCAGCTGCGCCGTGACCGTCAATGGCATATCCGTCCGCGTTCCGCCCGGCGCATCCGTCGCCGCTGCACTTGTGGCGGCCGGAACCCTGTGCACCAGACGGTCGGTGACGGGGCAAATGCGCTTTGCCTTCTGCGGCATCGGGCAATGCCAGGAATGCCGGGTCAGCATCGACGGCCAGCCTCACCGGCTTGCTTGCCGCACCAGCTGCAAGGAGGGAATGCACATCGTCACCGGAGGAGAGGGATGA
- a CDS encoding M24 family metallopeptidase: MSIGGISSQAALDRLTTMTEGATPITASEHRSRIRRAQEFMRRHEIGALYLNAGSNLTYFSGVRWSPSERMVGAVLPATGDLVYIAPRFEEGTIRQFMVVEGDIRCWEEHEDPAQVLRQILDEHGGLAAPRLYIDESTPLFLFEAIRAAASGYSLHSAHPVTSFCRMRKSEAELALIQCAMNMTMAVQRAAASILHEGITSAEVQEFIHLAHRRVGASGSYFCIVLFGEATSYPHGVNYVQTLKRGDTVLIDTGCKVHNYISDITRTYVFGEPSEQQRFVWNAEKQAQAAAFEAAQLGVACEEVDKAARRSLEANGFGPGYALPGLPHRTGHGIGLDIHEGPYLVGGERRVLEPGMCFSNEPMICVPGKFGVRLEDHFYMTAEGPKWFTQPATSLEDWASFNL, encoded by the coding sequence ATGAGTATTGGTGGAATTTCCAGCCAGGCGGCACTGGATCGCCTGACGACGATGACGGAAGGCGCTACGCCGATCACGGCCAGTGAGCATCGCTCCCGGATCAGGCGCGCCCAGGAGTTCATGCGGCGTCACGAGATCGGCGCCCTGTACCTTAATGCGGGGAGCAACCTGACCTACTTTTCCGGTGTCCGCTGGAGCCCCAGCGAGCGGATGGTAGGAGCCGTGCTGCCGGCCACGGGGGACCTGGTGTATATCGCGCCCAGGTTCGAAGAAGGTACGATCCGGCAGTTCATGGTCGTCGAAGGCGATATCCGCTGCTGGGAAGAACATGAAGATCCGGCGCAGGTCTTGCGCCAGATACTGGACGAACATGGCGGCCTTGCCGCGCCCCGGCTCTACATCGACGAAAGCACGCCGCTGTTCCTGTTCGAGGCGATACGTGCTGCGGCTTCCGGCTACAGCCTGCATAGCGCCCATCCGGTGACCTCGTTCTGCCGCATGCGCAAGTCGGAGGCGGAACTGGCCCTGATTCAATGCGCAATGAACATGACGATGGCGGTACAACGTGCCGCAGCGTCGATTCTGCACGAAGGCATCACCAGTGCGGAAGTCCAGGAGTTCATCCATCTCGCGCACAGGCGGGTCGGCGCGAGCGGCTCCTACTTCTGTATTGTGCTGTTTGGCGAGGCGACTTCCTACCCGCACGGCGTCAACTACGTGCAGACGCTGAAGCGCGGCGACACGGTGCTGATCGACACCGGCTGCAAGGTTCACAACTACATCTCGGATATCACCCGCACCTATGTGTTCGGCGAACCCAGCGAGCAGCAGCGTTTTGTCTGGAATGCCGAGAAGCAGGCGCAGGCCGCGGCCTTCGAGGCGGCGCAACTGGGCGTGGCTTGCGAGGAAGTGGACAAGGCGGCACGCCGCTCGCTGGAGGCCAATGGCTTCGGCCCCGGCTACGCCTTGCCGGGCCTGCCGCATCGTACGGGGCACGGCATCGGCCTCGATATCCATGAGGGGCCCTATCTGGTAGGCGGCGAGCGGCGTGTCCTTGAACCGGGGATGTGCTTCTCGAATGAACCTATGATCTGTGTGCCGGGGAAATTCGGCGTCCGGCTGGAAGATCACTTCTATATGACGGCGGAGGGACCGAAGTGGTTTACGCAACCCGCCACGTCCCTCGAAGACTGGGCCTCATTCAATCTGTGA
- a CDS encoding dihydrodipicolinate synthase family protein, whose amino-acid sequence MWKGVLPAVTTKFQESGELDHDEMMRCFQLQMDAGVDGLIACGSLGEGPMLTHDERIEVLKLCKEASGSKPSLLTVAEAATQDACALARKAARAGADGLMVVPSTIYHTDPRETVATLTAIARASDLPIMIYSNRLAYRVDVTVEIMEELAKIDQIVAVKESSDDIRRSTDIINRFGDRFDLLTGVDNLAFEALAVGATGWVAGLCLAFPDETVAIYRLMQAGRHSEALDIYRWFRPLLDLDVSTYLVQNIKLAETLAIGSNDRVRAPRLPLAGERRASVAQTIQAAIARRPALPALV is encoded by the coding sequence ATGTGGAAAGGCGTTCTTCCAGCGGTCACGACGAAATTCCAGGAGAGCGGCGAGCTCGATCACGATGAGATGATGCGCTGCTTCCAGCTCCAGATGGATGCCGGTGTGGACGGGCTCATTGCGTGCGGCTCGCTGGGCGAAGGCCCCATGCTGACGCACGACGAGCGTATCGAGGTCCTCAAGCTGTGCAAGGAGGCGAGCGGCAGCAAGCCCTCCCTCCTGACCGTGGCCGAGGCGGCGACCCAGGATGCCTGCGCCCTGGCCCGCAAGGCGGCGCGCGCCGGCGCCGATGGTTTGATGGTGGTTCCGAGCACGATCTACCATACCGACCCGCGCGAAACGGTGGCCACGCTGACGGCCATCGCCCGCGCCAGCGACCTTCCCATCATGATCTATTCCAACCGCCTGGCGTACCGCGTCGACGTGACGGTCGAGATCATGGAGGAGCTCGCCAAGATCGACCAGATCGTGGCCGTCAAGGAGTCCTCCGACGACATCCGGCGCAGTACCGATATCATCAACCGCTTCGGCGACCGTTTCGACCTGCTGACCGGCGTGGACAACCTGGCGTTCGAAGCGCTGGCGGTTGGCGCCACGGGCTGGGTGGCCGGCCTGTGCCTGGCCTTCCCCGACGAAACGGTGGCGATCTATCGCCTGATGCAGGCCGGCCGCCACAGCGAAGCGCTCGACATCTACCGCTGGTTCCGTCCCCTGCTGGACCTCGACGTTTCCACTTACCTGGTCCAGAACATCAAGCTGGCGGAAACGCTGGCAATCGGCTCCAACGACCGGGTGCGCGCGCCGCGCCTGCCGCTGGCTGGGGAACGGCGCGCCAGCGTGGCCCAAACCATCCAGGCGGCCATCGCCCGCCGCCCGGCACTGCCTGCCCTGGTGTGA
- a CDS encoding NAD(P)/FAD-dependent oxidoreductase: MKLHIIGSGPAGLAAAEAGLAAGAQVCLIDDNPAPGGQIWRGGPGAWTDPRARALWEQVKDHPRLTQLQTAQVVGAVAPGSLLLENETGGTLVQFERLIVCSGAREVVLPFPGWTLPGVTGAGGLQALIKGGMAVRGRQVVVAGSGPLLLATAATALAAGARIEAIVEHQGLSRLSRFGFGLALRHPGKLRQAVSLFAALRGIPYLAAGQIVEARGPDALQRVVVRTPRAVREFACDFLAAGFGLSPNTDLGQLLGCAIAGGAIEADQRQRTSVQHVWAAGECTGIGGVDKALIEGRIAALDALGLAPTARELSVRRQCHDFSALLARSFALRPSLKDMCRPETIVCRCEDVTASALGPHGGWREAKLATRVGMGACQGKTCSAACSFLFDWTGPGARMPIMPASAGALSQIE; this comes from the coding sequence ATGAAGCTCCACATCATCGGAAGCGGACCGGCCGGCCTCGCCGCGGCGGAGGCGGGCCTGGCAGCGGGGGCGCAGGTATGCCTCATCGACGACAACCCGGCGCCAGGAGGCCAGATCTGGCGCGGCGGCCCCGGCGCCTGGACCGACCCGCGCGCCAGGGCCCTGTGGGAGCAGGTGAAGGACCACCCGCGCCTGACGCAGCTGCAGACAGCCCAGGTGGTCGGGGCGGTCGCCCCCGGGAGCCTGCTTCTGGAGAACGAAACTGGCGGAACCCTCGTGCAGTTCGAGCGCCTGATCGTCTGTTCCGGCGCACGGGAAGTCGTTTTGCCCTTCCCCGGCTGGACCTTGCCTGGGGTTACCGGCGCTGGCGGGCTGCAGGCGCTGATCAAGGGCGGCATGGCGGTGCGTGGCCGCCAGGTGGTGGTAGCCGGTTCCGGCCCGCTGCTGCTCGCCACGGCGGCCACGGCGCTGGCGGCGGGAGCCCGGATCGAGGCCATCGTCGAGCATCAAGGGCTTTCCCGGCTAAGCCGGTTTGGCTTCGGCCTGGCGCTCAGGCATCCCGGCAAGCTCCGGCAGGCGGTCTCCCTGTTCGCCGCACTGCGAGGCATTCCTTACCTGGCCGCTGGGCAGATTGTGGAAGCCCGGGGCCCGGACGCGCTGCAGCGTGTTGTCGTCCGGACGCCGCGCGCCGTCAGGGAATTCGCCTGCGATTTCCTCGCTGCCGGATTCGGCCTGAGTCCGAATACCGACCTAGGCCAGTTGCTCGGCTGCGCCATCGCCGGGGGCGCGATCGAGGCGGACCAGCGCCAGAGAACTTCGGTGCAGCATGTCTGGGCTGCCGGTGAATGTACCGGCATCGGAGGCGTGGACAAAGCGCTGATAGAAGGCCGGATCGCGGCGCTCGATGCGCTGGGCCTGGCGCCGACTGCCCGCGAATTGTCCGTCCGCCGCCAGTGCCACGATTTTTCCGCCCTGCTTGCGCGCAGTTTCGCGCTCCGGCCCTCGCTGAAAGACATGTGCAGGCCAGAGACCATCGTGTGCAGATGCGAGGACGTCACCGCTTCCGCACTGGGCCCGCATGGCGGCTGGCGCGAGGCGAAGCTCGCTACGCGCGTGGGCATGGGTGCTTGCCAGGGCAAGACATGCTCCGCAGCGTGCAGCTTCCTGTTCGACTGGACCGGGCCAGGCGCGCGCATGCCGATCATGCCCGCCAGCGCGGGCGCCCTGTCACAGATTGAATGA
- a CDS encoding NAD(P)/FAD-dependent oxidoreductase yields MIVVGAGIVGAACAVELQSRGRQVLLVDRLYPGAGVTAAGMGHLVALDETEDELDLCLLSLKHWDAYLRDKGGLAEHSRCGTLWVAEDEDQMAHAAARAEKLARKGWQASQLTGAQVAAAEPSLRGGLAGGVLVSADGVVYPPAVARDLAMQLLAMGGRTMFGAAVRAIGDRCIELDSGQRIDTGDVVLAAGNGVPQLLPDMPVFPRKGHLAITDRYPGRLSHQVVSMGYGQTAAGSDALAVAANVQPRPTGQWLIGSCRQDGIENTDPDPRVLAAVLRSAIALLPCLAEMRILRSWTGMRPATPDGRPIIGRHPARAGTWLAAGHEGLGVTTAFGTAQLLADLMSGRPPALATDLYSPSRFIHDPA; encoded by the coding sequence GTGATCGTGGTCGGCGCCGGCATTGTCGGCGCCGCGTGCGCCGTCGAACTCCAGTCCCGGGGGCGCCAGGTCCTGCTCGTCGACCGGCTGTACCCGGGCGCAGGCGTGACCGCCGCGGGCATGGGCCACCTGGTCGCACTGGACGAGACTGAAGACGAGCTCGATCTATGCCTCCTCTCCCTGAAGCACTGGGATGCCTATCTCCGCGACAAGGGCGGCTTGGCCGAACACAGCCGCTGCGGGACGCTGTGGGTGGCGGAAGACGAAGACCAGATGGCGCACGCGGCTGCCCGTGCGGAAAAGCTGGCGCGAAAGGGCTGGCAGGCCAGCCAGCTGACGGGCGCCCAGGTGGCGGCGGCCGAGCCTTCGCTGCGCGGGGGCCTGGCAGGCGGGGTCCTGGTCAGTGCCGACGGCGTCGTCTATCCGCCGGCGGTCGCGAGGGACCTGGCCATGCAGCTGCTCGCCATGGGCGGCAGAACCATGTTCGGCGCAGCGGTCAGGGCCATCGGCGACCGCTGCATCGAGCTGGATAGCGGACAGCGTATCGATACCGGGGACGTGGTGCTCGCAGCAGGGAACGGCGTCCCCCAGCTGCTTCCCGATATGCCCGTCTTCCCCCGCAAGGGGCACCTTGCCATCACGGACCGCTACCCCGGGCGGCTCTCCCATCAGGTCGTCAGCATGGGCTATGGGCAGACAGCAGCCGGAAGCGACGCGCTGGCCGTGGCGGCCAATGTCCAGCCCCGCCCCACCGGGCAATGGCTGATCGGCTCGTGCCGCCAGGATGGCATCGAGAATACCGACCCCGATCCCAGGGTCCTGGCCGCCGTGCTGCGCAGCGCCATCGCGCTGCTGCCCTGTCTGGCGGAGATGCGCATCCTAAGGAGCTGGACAGGCATGCGTCCCGCCACCCCTGACGGCAGGCCCATCATCGGGCGGCATCCGGCCCGTGCGGGCACATGGCTCGCGGCGGGGCATGAAGGCCTGGGTGTGACCACGGCGTTCGGCACGGCGCAGCTGCTGGCGGATCTCATGTCGGGCCGGCCGCCTGCCCTCGCCACCGATCTCTATTCACCATCGAGGTTCATTCATGATCCAGCCTGA